In the Streptomyces sp. NBC_00193 genome, AGGGTCCACCCGCACGCCCCTCGGGGTCAGAGCGGGGCTTCCCAGGTCAGGGTGGTGCCTCGGGTGCCTGACTCGGTGCGGCCGTCGTCGGAGACGGTGAGGCGGACCCGGGCGGGGACCGCGTCGACCTCGACCTCGATGGAGGTGACCTCCACACGCCGGTGCGCCGCGGCCAGCGCACCGCGCAGGGCGGCGAGGAGCTCGCCCGCGACCGGGTCCGGGAGCAGCGCGTCCACCGTCCCCGCGAAGTGCACCGACGGCTGGAAGCCCAGCAGGACCGCCGCCCCGCCGGTCTCCCGCAGGACCCGGCCCCGGAAGGTGGTCGGGGCGTCCGTCGGCGGCTGCTGGAGGGCGAAGATGGCCGTGCGGACCTCCTGGATGGTGGAGTCGAGCTCGTCCACCGCGCGGCCCAGTTCCTCGCCGACCGTGTCCCCGGCGGGCGACTTGGAGGAGCGCCGCCGGGTGCTCTCCAGCATCATCTCCGTCGCGAACAGCCGCTGGACCACCAGGTCGTGGAGGTCGCGGGCGATGCGGTCCCGGTCCTCGTAGACGGCCAGCTGCTCGCGGTCGTGCTGTGCGTCCGCCAGGACCAGGGCCAGCGCGGCCTGGGAGGCGAACTGCGAGGCCAGCAGCCGGTCGACCGCGTCGTAGGCGGGGCCGCCGCGGACCCGCGGCAGGGCGAGCGTGCCGATGAGCTGGCCGCCGCTCTGGAGGGGCAGCATCATGCTGGGGCCGAAGCGCTCCCGTACGTGCGTGGTCATCCGGGGGTCCGTCGCCGAGTCCTCTATGAACACCGGCTCCCCGCCCAGGAGCTGTTCCAGGACCGCCGAGCCCGGGGCGATGGCCGTGCCCACCAGGTCTCCGGGGTCCCCGTGCGTGGAGGCGGCCACGATCTCCATGCCGCCCTCGGGGGTCGGCTGGAGGACGACCCCGGCCGCGGCGTCGGCCAGCAGCCTGGCCCGTTCGGCCACGCACATCAGGGCGTCCGCGGCCGGCCGGCCCGCCAGCAGGGTGGTGGTCACGGCGGCGGCGCCCTCGATCCAGCGCTCCCGGCGGCGCGCGGTCTCGTACAGCCGGGCGTTGCCGATCGCTATCCCCGCCTGCGAGGCCAGGACGCGCACCAGCGCGAGGTCCTCGTCCGTGAACGGGCCGCCGCCCTGCTTCTCGGTGAGGTAGAGGTTGCCGAAGACCTCGGTGTGGACCCGGATGGGCACGCCGAGGAAGCCCTTCATCGGGGGGTGTCCGGGCGGGAAGCCCGCCGCACGGGGGTCCTGGCCGAGGTCCTCCAGCACGAGCGGGCGCGGATCGGTGATCAGGGCGCCGAGCAGGCCGGAACGGCCGTCCGGCAGGTGCGGGATCGCGGCCCTCTCGGCCTCGGTCATGCCGGAGGTGAACAGCTCGGTCAGCCGGGCGCGCTCGGGGTCGACGACCCCGAGCGCTCCGTAGCGTGCCGCACACAGGTCGGTCGCCGAATCCACGATGTGCTGGAGGGTGGTCCGTAGTTCGAGTTCGGAACCGACGCTGAGGACCGCCTCCAGGAGGACGGGCAGGCTCGCGGCCTGGCGGGCGGCGACACCCTTCCCGTCCCCGGGTGGCGGAGTGGACGACTCGGCGTGCGTCATTCGGCCAGGGGGTTCAGAACCATGGGGGCGATCTTTCCTTCGAGCATCATGCCGAGGCCCAGTACCGCGCAGACGTCCGGACGTTCGGCGATGGCCACGGGCATTCCGGTGGCATCGCGGAGCATCTGGTCCAGGCCCGGCAGCAGGGCGCTGCCACCCACCATCATGATCCCTCGGTCGGTCAGATCGGCCACCAGGTCCGGCGGGCAGTCGCGCAGCACCTTGCCGATGCCGTCGAGGACGGCGGTCAGCGGGGTGTGGATGGCGTCCCGGACGGCCGCGGTGTCCACGTGGACGGAGCGGGCGAGGCCGGTGGCCACGTCGCGGCCGTGGATGAGGGTGGAGGTCGGTCCGCCGGCGGTGATGCCGTTGCCGTGCAGGGCCAGTTGGAGCGGGCGGACGGCCTGGCTGGGCAGCATCAGCTCGTGCGCGTGGCGCAGGTGCTGGACGACGGCGTGGTCGATGGCCTCGCCGCCGACCGGGATGCGTACGGCGGTGACGATGGAGCCGAGGGAGAGGACGGCGACCTGGGTGGCGGCGGCCCCGCACACCATGATCATCGTCGCGGTCGGCTGCTCCACGGGCAGTCCGCAGCCGACGGCCGCCGCGATCAGGGTGTCGACGAGTTCGACGCGCCGGGCGCCGAGCCCGACCATCGTCTCCACCGCCGCGCGCTGGGCGAGCGGGTCGGCATCGTGCGGGGTGCAGGCGGCGGCCCGCAGCCGGGGCTTGCGGCGCAGGGCGCGCCGCAGCTTCTCGCCGAGGAGGTGGCGCAGCATGCGCTGGGCCATCTCGATGTCCACGACGGTGCCGCCGGAGACGGGGCGGACGACCCTGATGTAGTCGGGCGTGCGGCCGGTCATCCGCTCGGCGAAGGTGCCGACGGCGATGAGTGCACCGGTCCGCGTGTTCACGGCGGCGACGCTGGGCTCGTCCACGACCAGGCCGAGGCCCTTGACGTAGACGCGGGTCCTGGCCGCTCCGAGGTCGACTGCCACGTGGCAGCGGCGCAACTGCTCAAGACTGACGGTCACGGCAGATCCTCCCGAGAGCGCTGACGCAAGAAGACCGGCGGGTGCCGGTCACACTTCGTATCTTCTCGGGTGAATTACCCGTATTGCCCGATTTGATGCTCTGAGTGGGGGGTGTCTTGAGATACAGAAGGGTCACGAGGGGTGCCGGTGGGTGCTGCACGGGGGTGGAATTCTGCGACGCCAGGCGCGACCATGCCCGCACCGAACGTGCTACTCGTGCGTAACAAGGTAAAGGGGACTCGATGCTGACGGTCCGCCAGCGGCTGCTCGCGCTGCTGATGCTCTGCCTGGCCCTGCTCGCGGCGCCCGCGCTCCCGGCCCAGGCCTCCGGTGCGCCCGCCGGACCGGCCGGCGCGTCCTCCGGAGCGGCCGGTGCGCGCAATCCGGTGGTGTTCGTGCACGGCTACAACGCCGACCCCGGCGTCTGGGGCTCCCTGCGCGAGGACCTGCGCGCCGACGGATACGCCGACTCCGAGCTCTTCTCCTTCGGCTACGACACCCACCAGTCCGTCAACGAGGTCCTCTCCGGACGGCTCGCCGCCTACGTGGCCGAGGTGCGCCGGCAGACCGGCGCCGCCCGGGTGGACCTCGTCGCCCACTCCTTCGGCTCGCTGGTCACCCGCTGGTACGTGAAGTTCGGCGGCGGCGCCCCGTACGTCGACCGCTGGGTCTCCCTCGCCGGCCCCAACCGCGGCACCTCCACCGCCTGGGCCTGCGCCCTGTGGGACCAGGCCTGCCGGGACATGACCCCCGGCTCCTACGTGGTGAAGAACCTGAACTCCGGTGACGAGACCCCCGGCGCGGTGCGCTACGCCACCTTCTGGTCGAACTGCGACGAGGTCATCAACCCCGACGACAGCGTCCCGCTCACCGGGGCGACCAACACCCCGGTCGGCTGCCTCAAGCACAACGACCTGCTCGGGGACGACCCCACCTCGGCGGGCGTACGGGCCTTCCTGCGCTCCTAGGGGGTGTCTTGCCGATCGGGCTGTACGGAGACCTCCTGGAGCAGGCCGTACGTGAACTCCGCGACGCACGCCCGCCCCGACGCGGTGAACGCCAGCCGCCACCGCGTCGGCGCGGTGCCCTCCATGGGGCGGACGGGGGCGAAGGCCCGCGC is a window encoding:
- a CDS encoding GAF domain-containing protein, with amino-acid sequence MTHAESSTPPPGDGKGVAARQAASLPVLLEAVLSVGSELELRTTLQHIVDSATDLCAARYGALGVVDPERARLTELFTSGMTEAERAAIPHLPDGRSGLLGALITDPRPLVLEDLGQDPRAAGFPPGHPPMKGFLGVPIRVHTEVFGNLYLTEKQGGGPFTDEDLALVRVLASQAGIAIGNARLYETARRRERWIEGAAAVTTTLLAGRPAADALMCVAERARLLADAAAGVVLQPTPEGGMEIVAASTHGDPGDLVGTAIAPGSAVLEQLLGGEPVFIEDSATDPRMTTHVRERFGPSMMLPLQSGGQLIGTLALPRVRGGPAYDAVDRLLASQFASQAALALVLADAQHDREQLAVYEDRDRIARDLHDLVVQRLFATEMMLESTRRRSSKSPAGDTVGEELGRAVDELDSTIQEVRTAIFALQQPPTDAPTTFRGRVLRETGGAAVLLGFQPSVHFAGTVDALLPDPVAGELLAALRGALAAAHRRVEVTSIEVEVDAVPARVRLTVSDDGRTESGTRGTTLTWEAPL
- a CDS encoding rod shape-determining protein produces the protein MTVSLEQLRRCHVAVDLGAARTRVYVKGLGLVVDEPSVAAVNTRTGALIAVGTFAERMTGRTPDYIRVVRPVSGGTVVDIEMAQRMLRHLLGEKLRRALRRKPRLRAAACTPHDADPLAQRAAVETMVGLGARRVELVDTLIAAAVGCGLPVEQPTATMIMVCGAAATQVAVLSLGSIVTAVRIPVGGEAIDHAVVQHLRHAHELMLPSQAVRPLQLALHGNGITAGGPTSTLIHGRDVATGLARSVHVDTAAVRDAIHTPLTAVLDGIGKVLRDCPPDLVADLTDRGIMMVGGSALLPGLDQMLRDATGMPVAIAERPDVCAVLGLGMMLEGKIAPMVLNPLAE
- a CDS encoding triacylglycerol lipase; this translates as MLTVRQRLLALLMLCLALLAAPALPAQASGAPAGPAGASSGAAGARNPVVFVHGYNADPGVWGSLREDLRADGYADSELFSFGYDTHQSVNEVLSGRLAAYVAEVRRQTGAARVDLVAHSFGSLVTRWYVKFGGGAPYVDRWVSLAGPNRGTSTAWACALWDQACRDMTPGSYVVKNLNSGDETPGAVRYATFWSNCDEVINPDDSVPLTGATNTPVGCLKHNDLLGDDPTSAGVRAFLRS